In Herbaspirillum sp. WKF16, one genomic interval encodes:
- a CDS encoding MSMEG_0572/Sll0783 family nitrogen starvation response protein: protein MPAVTKAAHAPGDFLVDYEEKVFEDVKAEPGEKALVTFHTVAFEGSIGFVNLLQATRLKRKGFETSILLYGPGVTLGVQRGFPTLGDEAFPGHQNFNKQIVKFMEEGGKVYACRFALQALYGHGEPSLIPGIRPINPLDVLDLVLLHRRDNAFILDTWTL, encoded by the coding sequence ATGCCCGCAGTGACCAAAGCAGCCCATGCCCCCGGCGACTTCCTGGTGGATTACGAAGAGAAGGTATTTGAAGACGTCAAGGCCGAGCCGGGCGAGAAAGCGCTGGTGACCTTCCACACCGTGGCCTTCGAAGGTTCGATCGGCTTCGTCAACCTGCTGCAGGCCACTCGCCTCAAGCGCAAGGGCTTCGAAACCTCGATCCTGCTGTATGGCCCTGGCGTGACGCTGGGCGTGCAACGCGGCTTCCCGACCCTGGGCGACGAGGCGTTCCCGGGTCACCAGAACTTCAACAAGCAGATCGTCAAGTTCATGGAAGAAGGCGGCAAGGTCTACGCCTGCCGCTTCGCGTTGCAGGCGCTGTACGGCCACGGCGAGCCGTCGCTGATCCCCGGCATCCGTCCGATCAACCCGCTCGACGTGCTGGACCTGGTGCTGCTGCATCGCCGCGACAACGCCTTCATCCTCGACACCTGGACGCTCTAA
- a CDS encoding anti-sigma factor family protein, which translates to MNSPLPTEHELQAYADGQLDPALRQSVERHLAAHPEAARHVETLKAEAQRLRAALENVPASPTPARLDPFRIRRELRSRSRRHWGIAASLLLTLSLGALGGWQWRDLDMRKTYLPMADATQAYRMFAGARQASMVDVRDDDPRQLQQWLDRNFVQAAPLPDFSAYGFKPVGGRLMASDKGPAAMVVYQNGQGQAIVYYLRPPGELFNFGSGNRRDGKLLTQYWRQGRYFYAVVSPDSPETLPLQRAVEPGRPLS; encoded by the coding sequence ATGAACAGTCCCCTGCCCACCGAACATGAGCTGCAAGCCTATGCCGACGGCCAGCTCGATCCGGCGCTGCGCCAGAGCGTGGAGCGCCATCTCGCCGCGCACCCGGAGGCGGCCCGCCACGTGGAAACGCTCAAGGCCGAAGCCCAGCGCCTGCGCGCCGCGCTGGAGAACGTCCCGGCTTCGCCGACGCCGGCCCGGCTCGACCCGTTCCGCATCCGCCGCGAACTGCGTTCGCGCAGCCGGCGCCACTGGGGCATCGCCGCCTCGCTGCTGCTGACGCTCTCGCTGGGCGCACTGGGCGGCTGGCAATGGCGCGACCTCGACATGCGCAAGACCTACCTGCCGATGGCCGACGCCACCCAGGCTTACCGGATGTTCGCCGGCGCCCGGCAGGCGTCGATGGTGGATGTGCGCGACGACGACCCGCGCCAGCTGCAGCAATGGCTCGACCGCAACTTCGTGCAGGCCGCGCCGCTGCCCGATTTCAGCGCCTACGGCTTCAAACCGGTCGGCGGCCGCCTGATGGCCAGCGACAAGGGGCCGGCGGCGATGGTGGTCTACCAGAACGGCCAGGGCCAGGCCATCGTCTACTACCTGCGCCCGCCGGGCGAGCTGTTCAACTTCGGCAGCGGCAACCGGCGCGACGGCAAGCTGCTCACGCAGTACTGGCGGCAAGGCCGCTACTTCTATGCGGTGGTGAGCCCCGACTCGCCAGAGACGCTGCCGCTGCAGCGCGCGGTGGAGCCCGGCAGGCCGCTCTCCTAG
- a CDS encoding MSMEG_0567/Sll0786 family nitrogen starvation N-acetyltransferase → MAELADKIALAAQETPAQAVRIKLALGKWEREEARRLRRDVFCAEQGIFRDDDTDEIDAIAMPIVAVLEAADGSREVVGTVRIHEPAPGVWHGSRLAVAQHARRIGSIGSGLIRLAVSTAHAHGCHTFLAQVQSQNAPLFRRLHWNTLSEIEIHGRPHHVMQAELPFYPPISDGDVGFLVGRREGARS, encoded by the coding sequence ATGGCTGAACTCGCCGACAAGATCGCCCTCGCGGCGCAAGAGACGCCCGCGCAGGCGGTGCGCATCAAGCTGGCGCTGGGCAAATGGGAGCGCGAAGAAGCGCGCCGCCTGCGACGCGACGTCTTCTGCGCCGAGCAAGGCATCTTCCGCGACGACGACACCGATGAGATCGACGCCATCGCCATGCCCATCGTGGCGGTGCTGGAGGCCGCCGACGGCAGCCGCGAAGTGGTCGGCACCGTGCGTATCCATGAGCCCGCCCCGGGCGTATGGCACGGTTCGCGCCTGGCGGTGGCGCAGCATGCGCGCCGCATCGGTTCGATCGGCAGCGGCCTGATCAGGCTGGCCGTATCAACCGCCCACGCCCACGGCTGCCACACCTTCCTGGCCCAGGTACAAAGCCAGAATGCGCCGCTGTTCCGGCGGCTGCACTGGAACACTTTGTCCGAAATCGAGATCCACGGCCGTCCGCACCACGTGATGCAGGCCGAGCTGCCTTTCTACCCGCCCATCAGCGACGGCGACGTTGGCTTCCTCGTGGGCAGGCGAGAAGGAGCGCGTTCATGA
- a CDS encoding MSMEG_0568 family radical SAM protein, translating into MQTATIQLHPKRNTPTELISELQSLGLRLDAPGAGAQSRRGGAGPSDHKAVTVDGHTVMIPVHTAGSWSSPYVATQPGADGAARILRDGVEVGVVSFPRQPRFYGMQTFDGIPYGKIATLHGADVLATTVLQSCIRYESRRKSCQFCAIGQSLAAGRTILRKTPEQLGEVARAAVLLDGVKHMVMTTGTPNATDRGAQILCESAFGVKSAVDLPIQGQCEPPDDDAWFRRMRDAGIDTLGMHLEAVTPEVRRRIMPGKATVPVERYFEAFAAAVDVFGKGQVSTYILAGLGDSPETILEASERLIALGVYPFVVPFVPISGTPLEDHPSPDAGYMRALLSPLAAMLEAAGMRSGDAKAGCGKCGACSSLSSFERK; encoded by the coding sequence ATGCAGACAGCCACCATCCAATTGCATCCCAAGCGAAACACCCCGACGGAACTGATCTCGGAACTGCAATCCCTCGGGCTGCGCCTTGATGCACCGGGCGCCGGCGCGCAGAGCCGACGCGGCGGCGCCGGCCCGTCCGACCACAAGGCCGTGACGGTGGACGGCCACACCGTGATGATCCCGGTGCATACCGCCGGCTCCTGGTCCTCTCCTTATGTGGCCACGCAGCCGGGCGCCGACGGCGCCGCGCGCATCCTGCGCGACGGCGTCGAGGTCGGCGTGGTGTCTTTCCCGCGCCAGCCGCGCTTCTACGGAATGCAAACCTTCGACGGTATCCCCTACGGCAAGATCGCCACGCTGCACGGCGCTGACGTGCTGGCGACGACGGTGCTGCAAAGCTGCATCCGCTATGAAAGCCGCCGCAAGTCCTGCCAGTTCTGCGCCATCGGCCAGTCGCTGGCCGCCGGACGCACCATCCTGCGCAAGACGCCCGAGCAGTTGGGCGAAGTGGCGCGGGCGGCGGTGCTGCTGGATGGCGTAAAGCACATGGTGATGACCACCGGCACCCCCAACGCCACCGACCGCGGCGCGCAGATCCTGTGCGAGAGCGCATTCGGCGTGAAGTCGGCGGTCGACCTGCCGATCCAGGGCCAGTGCGAGCCGCCCGACGACGACGCCTGGTTCCGCCGCATGCGCGACGCCGGCATCGATACGCTCGGCATGCACCTGGAAGCGGTCACCCCCGAAGTGCGCCGCCGCATCATGCCCGGCAAGGCGACGGTCCCGGTGGAGCGCTACTTCGAGGCCTTCGCTGCGGCAGTGGACGTCTTCGGCAAGGGCCAGGTCAGCACCTACATCCTGGCCGGCCTGGGCGACAGCCCGGAGACCATCCTGGAAGCCAGCGAGAGGCTCATCGCGCTGGGCGTCTATCCCTTCGTGGTGCCGTTCGTGCCTATATCCGGCACGCCGCTGGAAGACCATCCTTCGCCCGACGCCGGTTACATGCGCGCCCTGCTCTCGCCGCTGGCGGCGATGCTGGAAGCGGCCGGCATGCGCTCCGGCGACGCCAAGGCCGGTTGCGGCAAATGCGGCGCCTGCTCCTCGCTGTCGTCCTTCGAAAGGAAATGA
- a CDS encoding alpha/beta fold hydrolase, producing the protein MANFLLVHGPWQGKWIWPAVSAELTMRGHEVYAIDLPGSGDDATPLGEVTLAMHADAIVRAVKAIGKRVTLVGHGMGGIAVSAGAEQAADSLARIIYMCAFVPGNGDSLVSLSALTPPRRISPVEMDGDNQVANTRPSSRVDAFMHDAPHAVASWAAPRFGPQAVAPMVTPVALTEERYGKVPKSYIVCTRDRAIDPMLQRAMAARSGCGRIKELDSGHSPFLSRPTETAEMLHRLVTEV; encoded by the coding sequence ATGGCCAACTTCCTGCTCGTCCACGGCCCCTGGCAGGGGAAGTGGATATGGCCCGCGGTCAGCGCCGAGCTGACCATGCGCGGCCACGAGGTGTATGCCATCGACCTGCCCGGTAGCGGCGACGACGCCACGCCGCTGGGCGAGGTCACGCTGGCCATGCATGCCGATGCCATCGTGCGCGCGGTCAAGGCCATCGGCAAGCGGGTCACGCTGGTGGGCCACGGCATGGGCGGCATCGCCGTCAGCGCTGGCGCCGAGCAGGCGGCCGACAGCCTGGCGCGCATCATCTACATGTGCGCCTTCGTGCCGGGCAACGGCGATTCATTGGTCTCGCTGTCGGCGCTGACGCCGCCGCGCCGGATATCGCCGGTGGAGATGGATGGCGACAACCAGGTTGCCAACACCCGTCCCTCCTCGCGCGTGGACGCCTTCATGCACGACGCGCCGCACGCGGTGGCATCCTGGGCCGCGCCGCGCTTCGGCCCGCAGGCCGTCGCGCCCATGGTCACGCCGGTGGCGTTGACCGAGGAGCGCTACGGCAAGGTGCCCAAGAGCTACATCGTCTGCACCCGCGACCGCGCCATCGACCCGATGCTGCAACGGGCGATGGCGGCGCGCTCGGGCTGCGGGCGCATCAAGGAACTCGACAGCGGCCACTCGCCCTTCCTCTCGCGCCCCACCGAGACCGCCGAGATGCTGCACCGGCTGGTCACCGAAGTCTGA
- a CDS encoding sigma-70 family RNA polymerase sigma factor translates to MSQDFTDDDLRELLPRLRRFACSLTRNESSADDLVQSCLERALSRRERRAEGDLRAWLFQIMYRRFIDGERRAKRYAGLLSLFSSREEALAPSPEDIALSRAALDDFSRLQPEQRALLLLVSVEGLSYQEAATTLEIPIGTVMSRLSRARRALRDLNEGAVAAPNLRIMK, encoded by the coding sequence ATGAGCCAAGATTTCACCGATGACGACCTGCGCGAACTGCTGCCGCGGCTGCGGCGCTTCGCCTGTTCGCTCACGCGTAACGAGAGCAGCGCCGACGACCTGGTGCAGTCCTGCCTGGAGCGCGCGCTGTCCCGACGCGAACGCCGCGCCGAGGGCGACCTGCGGGCCTGGTTGTTCCAGATCATGTATCGCCGCTTCATCGACGGCGAACGGCGCGCCAAGCGTTATGCCGGCCTGCTCTCGTTGTTCTCGTCGCGCGAGGAGGCGCTGGCGCCCTCGCCCGAGGACATCGCCCTCTCGCGCGCCGCGCTGGACGATTTCTCGCGCCTGCAGCCGGAGCAGCGCGCCCTGTTGCTGCTGGTGTCGGTCGAGGGCCTGAGCTACCAGGAGGCCGCCACGACGCTGGAAATTCCCATCGGCACCGTGATGTCGCGCCTCTCGCGCGCACGCCGCGCGCTGCGCGACCTCAACGAAGGCGCCGTCGCCGCGCCCAACCTGCGGATCATGAAATGA
- a CDS encoding SDR family oxidoreductase: MNTILITGCSSGFGLEIAKYFLERDWNVVATMRTPRHDLLPASPKLRILPLDVADAGSIQAAIAAAGPIDVLVNNAGIGLLGAVEAITMERVREIFETNTFGTIAMTQAVLPQMRERNSGVVVNVTSSVTLKSLSLLAVYTASKAAVNGFTESLALELAPFGVRARVVLPGRSPSTRFAENAGSRMEGTIPEAYAGIAAAVFENFKDDSQVTYAHDVAEAVWRAATDASSPVRIPAGEDAVAWAAAA; this comes from the coding sequence ATGAACACTATCCTCATCACCGGCTGCTCGTCCGGCTTCGGCCTGGAGATCGCCAAGTATTTCCTCGAACGCGACTGGAACGTGGTCGCCACCATGCGCACGCCGCGTCACGACCTGCTGCCGGCCTCGCCGAAGCTGCGCATCCTGCCGCTGGACGTGGCCGACGCCGGCAGCATCCAGGCCGCGATCGCGGCCGCCGGCCCGATCGACGTGCTGGTCAACAACGCCGGCATCGGCCTGCTGGGGGCGGTGGAGGCGATCACGATGGAACGGGTGCGCGAGATCTTCGAGACCAATACCTTCGGCACCATCGCCATGACGCAGGCGGTGCTGCCGCAGATGCGCGAGCGCAATTCGGGCGTGGTGGTCAACGTCACTTCCAGCGTGACGCTAAAGTCGCTGTCGCTGCTGGCCGTGTACACCGCCAGCAAGGCCGCGGTGAACGGCTTTACCGAATCGCTGGCGCTGGAGCTGGCGCCGTTCGGCGTGCGCGCCCGCGTGGTGCTGCCCGGGCGTTCGCCGAGCACCCGCTTTGCGGAGAACGCGGGTTCGCGCATGGAGGGGACGATTCCCGAGGCCTATGCCGGCATCGCGGCGGCCGTGTTCGAGAACTTCAAGGACGATTCGCAGGTGACCTATGCGCACGATGTGGCCGAAGCCGTCTGGCGCGCCGCCACCGATGCGTCTTCGCCGGTGCGCATCCCGGCCGGCGAAGACGCTGTCGCCTGGGCGGCGGCAGCCTGA
- a CDS encoding aminotransferase-like domain-containing protein produces the protein MPKSANMWMPKLKKGGGPAYLAIANAIAEDVATGQLQAEQRLPPQRRLAEALGLDFTTVARAYAEAHRRGLVDSVVGRGTFVCGKRRPRIPRVTEGRPNVDMSMNMPPEPESPELLALMQDGWAHVNGRLRDLMRYQDFGGSVEDREAGALWLRRRGMAVEPERVLVVPGAQCALLAILTMMVGPGGVLCCEDITYPGLRALAGQLGIKLVGLPMDNEGIDAVAFAGACAQYAPKALYCNPTLLNPTTLTTSLSRRQALVDIARHYEVALIEDDAYGFLPRAAPPAIASIGPDVTFYVTGLAKSVGAGLRIAYMVAPDDQYAARLAASLRATTVMASPITSALATRWIRDGVADLALANIRKESMARQKMAARILPEHSYDSVPEAFHLWIKLQGAWQAKAFAAQMRASGIGVVDSSAFAVSNQPPEAVRVCIGGVANREDIQHALELIRDTLRQPPPVMPAVV, from the coding sequence ATGCCCAAGAGCGCCAATATGTGGATGCCCAAATTGAAGAAGGGCGGCGGCCCGGCCTACCTCGCCATCGCCAACGCGATTGCCGAGGACGTGGCTACCGGCCAGCTGCAAGCGGAGCAGCGGCTGCCGCCGCAGCGCAGGCTGGCCGAGGCGCTGGGCCTGGACTTCACCACCGTCGCTCGCGCCTATGCGGAAGCTCACCGTCGCGGCCTGGTCGATTCGGTGGTGGGACGCGGCACCTTCGTATGCGGCAAGCGGCGCCCGCGCATTCCACGGGTGACTGAAGGGCGGCCCAACGTCGATATGTCGATGAACATGCCTCCGGAACCGGAGTCGCCCGAATTGCTTGCGCTGATGCAAGATGGTTGGGCCCACGTCAACGGCAGGCTGCGCGACCTGATGCGCTATCAGGACTTCGGCGGTTCGGTCGAGGATCGGGAGGCCGGGGCGCTGTGGCTGCGCCGGCGCGGCATGGCGGTGGAGCCGGAACGGGTGCTGGTGGTTCCAGGAGCACAGTGCGCCTTGCTGGCGATCCTGACCATGATGGTTGGGCCCGGCGGCGTGCTGTGCTGCGAAGACATCACTTATCCCGGCCTGCGCGCGCTGGCCGGCCAACTCGGCATCAAGCTGGTGGGACTGCCGATGGACAACGAAGGCATCGATGCCGTGGCCTTTGCCGGTGCATGCGCCCAGTACGCGCCCAAGGCTCTCTATTGCAACCCGACATTGCTCAACCCGACCACGCTGACGACCTCGCTGTCGCGCCGGCAGGCCCTGGTGGATATCGCGCGCCACTACGAGGTGGCGCTCATCGAGGATGACGCCTACGGCTTCCTGCCGCGGGCGGCGCCGCCGGCCATCGCCAGCATCGGGCCGGATGTGACCTTCTACGTGACCGGGCTGGCAAAGAGCGTAGGCGCCGGCTTGCGCATCGCCTATATGGTGGCGCCGGACGACCAGTACGCGGCGCGCCTGGCCGCCTCGCTGCGCGCGACCACGGTGATGGCCTCGCCGATTACATCGGCGCTGGCGACGCGCTGGATCCGCGACGGCGTGGCCGACCTGGCGCTGGCCAATATCCGCAAGGAATCGATGGCGCGCCAGAAGATGGCGGCGCGTATCCTGCCCGAGCACAGTTACGACTCGGTGCCGGAGGCCTTTCACCTGTGGATCAAGTTGCAAGGCGCGTGGCAGGCCAAGGCGTTTGCCGCGCAGATGCGCGCGTCCGGCATCGGTGTCGTGGACAGCTCCGCCTTCGCCGTGTCCAACCAGCCGCCCGAGGCGGTGCGGGTCTGCATCGGCGGCGTCGCCAATCGCGAGGATATCCAGCATGCGCTGGAGCTGATCCGGGATACCTTGAGGCAGCCGCCGCCGGTCATGCCCGCAGTGGTATAG
- a CDS encoding AraC family transcriptional regulator: MTEAVDPLAEVVALLQPAARFNKSVSGAGPWRVQRTEPGQSFYGAIVEGACRLLVDGMEPIILRAGDFILIPSVYGFAMASLQDPAGVEISEDNPPPQLPGGEYRLGTVEAEAEVRFLVGHCVFGSPDSSLLVSLLPRLVLVRGEPRLATLVRLVSEEFRAQRPAREMIMARLLEVLLIEALRSGSGFGPEASPGLLRGLADARLAQALRRMHQDPAQAWSVERLAKQAALSRSAFFERFRREVGVAPMEYLLAWRMALAKNLLLRQQAGVAEVAQQVGYSSASTFSVAFGRHVGMPPSRYVQERLQPTQAA, translated from the coding sequence ATGACCGAAGCCGTCGACCCGCTCGCCGAGGTAGTCGCGCTGCTGCAGCCGGCGGCGCGCTTCAACAAGTCGGTCTCCGGCGCCGGCCCCTGGCGGGTGCAGCGCACCGAGCCCGGGCAGTCCTTCTACGGCGCCATCGTCGAGGGCGCCTGCCGCCTGTTGGTCGACGGCATGGAGCCGATCATCCTGCGCGCCGGCGACTTCATCCTGATCCCCTCCGTGTACGGCTTCGCCATGGCCAGCCTGCAGGACCCGGCCGGCGTCGAGATCAGCGAGGACAATCCGCCGCCGCAATTGCCGGGCGGCGAATATCGGTTGGGCACGGTGGAGGCCGAGGCCGAGGTGCGCTTCCTGGTGGGGCATTGCGTGTTCGGCTCGCCCGACTCGTCCTTGCTGGTGTCGCTGTTGCCCAGGCTGGTGCTGGTGCGCGGCGAACCGCGCCTGGCAACGCTGGTGCGGCTGGTGAGCGAGGAATTCCGGGCGCAGCGCCCGGCGCGCGAGATGATCATGGCGCGCTTGCTGGAGGTATTGCTGATCGAAGCCCTGCGCTCTGGGTCGGGTTTCGGTCCCGAGGCCTCGCCCGGCCTGTTGCGCGGACTTGCCGACGCGCGCCTGGCGCAGGCGCTGCGGCGCATGCACCAGGATCCGGCCCAGGCCTGGAGCGTGGAGCGGCTGGCGAAGCAAGCGGCGCTGTCGCGCTCGGCCTTCTTCGAGCGCTTCCGCCGGGAAGTCGGCGTGGCGCCGATGGAATACCTGCTGGCCTGGCGCATGGCGCTGGCCAAGAACCTGCTGCTGCGTCAGCAAGCCGGTGTCGCCGAAGTGGCGCAGCAGGTCGGCTACAGCTCGGCCAGCACCTTCAGCGTGGCCTTCGGCCGGCATGTGGGGATGCCGCCGTCGCGTTATGTGCAGGAGCGCTTGCAACCGACGCAGGCGGCCTGA
- a CDS encoding alpha/beta fold hydrolase — MIKRQFLKTLIATATAAAALSLAPGAMAQDAKAPAIRNVVLVHGAYADGSCWTDVIERLQKAGLHVTAVQNPLSSLADDVEATKRILALQDGPTILVGHSWAGTVISEAGNDAKVAGLVYVAARAPDAGEDYGALAARFPAPPASAGLVKANGFAQLSEQAFVRDFAGDVDPVKARALSAVQGRISETLFAGRTTQAAWRSKPTWYAVSTNDRTTSPELERFLAARMKAKTIEVASSHVSMLSHPDEIANLILEAANNVPARQ; from the coding sequence ATGATCAAACGCCAATTCCTGAAGACCCTGATCGCCACCGCAACCGCCGCCGCGGCATTGAGCCTGGCGCCCGGCGCCATGGCCCAGGACGCCAAGGCGCCCGCCATCCGCAACGTCGTGCTGGTGCATGGCGCCTATGCCGACGGCTCCTGCTGGACCGACGTCATCGAACGCCTGCAGAAGGCCGGCCTGCACGTGACGGCGGTGCAAAACCCGCTGTCTTCGCTGGCCGACGACGTCGAAGCCACCAAGCGCATCCTGGCCCTGCAGGACGGCCCGACCATCCTGGTCGGCCACTCGTGGGCCGGCACCGTGATCAGCGAGGCCGGCAACGACGCCAAGGTCGCGGGACTGGTGTATGTGGCGGCGCGCGCGCCGGATGCGGGCGAGGACTACGGCGCGCTGGCCGCCAGGTTCCCGGCGCCGCCGGCCTCGGCCGGGCTGGTCAAGGCCAACGGCTTCGCCCAGTTGAGCGAGCAGGCCTTCGTGCGCGACTTCGCCGGCGATGTCGACCCGGTCAAGGCGCGCGCGCTGTCGGCGGTGCAAGGCCGCATCTCGGAGACGCTGTTCGCCGGGCGCACCACCCAGGCCGCATGGCGCAGCAAGCCGACCTGGTATGCCGTCTCGACCAACGACCGCACGACTTCGCCCGAGCTGGAGCGTTTCCTGGCCGCGCGCATGAAGGCCAAGACCATCGAGGTGGCCTCGTCGCACGTGTCGATGCTGTCGCATCCCGACGAGATCGCCAACCTGATCCTGGAGGCGGCCAACAACGTCCCCGCCAGGCAGTAA
- a CDS encoding aminotransferase-like domain-containing protein produces the protein MGRGDIALEWISGFTADGGPRYLQIVGFMEHAISDERLKAGDRLPPQRLLAERLGVDLTTVTRAYTEARRRNLLEARGAAGTFIAAPRVDLTQVIDLSMNIPPPPAGIDLDDLLRQGVSQVLIHSDVDLLMTYHLGGGSSADRAAGAMWMAPMLGAVDEERILACPGAQSALAALILSQTRPGETILAEPLAYPGLLTAAAQLERRVAAVDTDRDGMLPDALEMMVKKHQARLVYLNPTLQNPTTHTMPALRRAELAAVAQKLDLRIIEDDPYWLFSPQPPRPLAHYAPRHVFYVSTLSKCLLPGLRTAYVVMPELMPQEEVLGALRSFVLMSTPLMSALSTQWIHDGTAASLLEGIRTEAWARLELAHRTLGDSKLAESGGIHLWKALPSHWRGPDFVQRARVEGLNVVSHAAFRVAPEDAPGAQAYIRISLGRSRSRFELVNALRRLAELAHRRGQREVVV, from the coding sequence ATGGGACGAGGAGACATCGCATTGGAGTGGATCAGCGGATTCACCGCCGACGGCGGTCCGCGCTACCTGCAGATCGTGGGATTCATGGAGCACGCGATCTCCGACGAGCGCCTGAAGGCGGGCGACCGGCTGCCGCCCCAGCGCCTGCTGGCGGAGCGCCTGGGCGTGGACCTGACCACGGTGACGCGCGCCTACACCGAGGCGCGCCGACGCAACCTGCTGGAGGCGCGCGGCGCCGCCGGCACCTTCATCGCGGCGCCGCGGGTGGACCTGACGCAGGTGATCGACCTGTCGATGAACATCCCGCCGCCGCCGGCCGGCATCGATCTCGACGACTTGCTGCGCCAGGGCGTGTCGCAAGTGCTGATCCACAGCGACGTCGACCTGCTGATGACCTACCACCTGGGCGGCGGCAGCAGCGCCGACCGCGCGGCCGGCGCCATGTGGATGGCGCCGATGCTGGGCGCGGTGGACGAGGAGAGGATATTGGCTTGCCCCGGCGCGCAGTCGGCGCTGGCGGCGCTGATCCTGTCGCAGACCCGGCCGGGCGAGACGATCCTGGCCGAACCCTTGGCCTATCCCGGCCTGCTGACGGCGGCCGCGCAGCTGGAGCGCCGGGTGGCGGCGGTCGACACCGACCGCGACGGCATGCTGCCGGATGCGCTGGAAATGATGGTCAAGAAGCACCAGGCGCGGCTGGTCTACCTCAACCCGACGCTGCAGAACCCCACCACCCACACCATGCCGGCGCTGCGCCGCGCCGAGCTGGCGGCGGTTGCGCAGAAGCTGGACCTGCGCATCATCGAGGACGATCCCTACTGGCTGTTCAGCCCGCAGCCGCCCAGGCCGCTGGCGCACTACGCGCCGCGCCACGTGTTCTATGTCTCGACCCTGTCGAAGTGCCTGCTGCCGGGCTTGCGCACCGCTTACGTGGTGATGCCCGAGCTGATGCCGCAGGAGGAGGTGCTGGGCGCGCTGCGCTCCTTCGTGCTGATGTCGACGCCGCTGATGAGCGCGCTCTCCACGCAGTGGATACACGACGGCACCGCCGCCTCGCTGCTGGAAGGCATACGCACCGAAGCCTGGGCGCGCCTGGAGCTGGCGCATCGCACGCTGGGCGACAGCAAGCTGGCGGAGTCCGGCGGCATCCACCTCTGGAAGGCGCTGCCTTCGCACTGGCGCGGCCCCGACTTCGTGCAGAGGGCGCGCGTGGAAGGCCTCAACGTGGTGTCGCACGCGGCGTTCCGGGTGGCGCCGGAAGACGCTCCCGGCGCGCAGGCATACATCCGCATCTCGCTGGGCCGCTCGCGCAGCCGCTTCGAGCTGGTCAATGCGCTGCGGCGGCTGGCCGAACTGGCCCACCGCCGCGGCCAGCGCGAAGTGGTGGTCTGA
- a CDS encoding Nit6803 family nitrilase, which produces MANDKRTVRAAAVQIAPDLDSADGTVAKVCRAIADAAAQGAQLVVFPETFVPYYPYFSFVRPPYASGPEHLLLYERAVQVPGPVTQAVSAAARQHGTVVVLGVNERDHGTLYNTQLVFDADGELVLKRRKITPTYHERMIWGQGDGSGLKVTDTAVGRLGALACWEHYNPLARYSLMAQHEEIHCAQFPGSMVGQIFADQMEVTIRHHALESGCFVVNATGWLSDAQIAAIEPDPAAQKALRGGCCTAIVSPEGKLLGEPLRSGEGILVADLDMELVTKRKRMMDSVGHYARPELLHLVLDDRRASPMTSLFPADTAGSLSAVTPNHARFPHADSHHPIASQAKHPDGTDLGTAIPRAAP; this is translated from the coding sequence ATGGCGAACGACAAGAGAACGGTACGGGCGGCGGCGGTGCAGATCGCGCCCGACCTCGACAGCGCAGACGGCACCGTAGCCAAGGTGTGCCGGGCCATCGCCGATGCCGCCGCCCAGGGCGCGCAGCTGGTGGTGTTCCCGGAGACCTTCGTGCCGTACTACCCGTACTTCTCCTTTGTGAGGCCGCCCTACGCTTCCGGGCCGGAACACCTGCTGCTCTATGAACGCGCGGTGCAGGTGCCCGGCCCGGTAACGCAGGCCGTCTCCGCTGCGGCGCGCCAGCATGGGACGGTGGTCGTGCTGGGGGTGAACGAGCGCGACCACGGCACGCTGTACAACACCCAGCTGGTGTTCGATGCCGACGGCGAACTGGTGCTCAAGCGACGCAAGATCACGCCGACTTATCACGAGCGCATGATCTGGGGCCAGGGCGACGGCAGCGGCCTCAAGGTAACCGACACCGCCGTCGGTCGCCTGGGCGCGCTGGCATGTTGGGAGCACTACAACCCGCTGGCGCGTTACAGCCTGATGGCGCAGCACGAGGAAATCCACTGCGCGCAATTCCCCGGCTCCATGGTCGGCCAGATATTCGCCGACCAGATGGAGGTGACGATACGCCACCACGCGCTGGAGTCGGGCTGCTTCGTGGTCAACGCCACCGGCTGGCTGAGCGATGCCCAGATCGCCGCGATCGAACCCGATCCGGCCGCGCAAAAGGCGCTGCGCGGCGGCTGCTGCACCGCCATCGTCTCGCCGGAGGGCAAGCTGCTGGGCGAGCCGCTGCGCAGCGGCGAAGGCATCCTGGTGGCCGATCTCGATATGGAACTGGTCACCAAGCGCAAGCGCATGATGGATTCGGTCGGCCACTACGCGCGCCCCGAGCTGCTGCACCTCGTGCTGGATGATCGCCGCGCCTCCCCCATGACATCCCTGTTCCCTGCCGACACGGCGGGATCTCTATCCGCCGTCACCCCCAATCACGCGAGGTTCCCTCATGCAGACAGCCACCATCCAATTGCATCCCAAGCGAAACACCCCGACGGAACTGATCTCGGAACTGCAATCCCTCGGGCTGCGCCTTGA